Genomic segment of Methanolobus mangrovi:
CTTATTCGCCACCGGAAGCATTACCTTTGACCTTGTAAGTGTAAGAGGCCGGCATCTTTTACCTTCACCGGCTGCAAGAATGACCGCTTTCATGGCATATAATGCTCTTTAAAACAATTTATATGTTACCTTCTAATCAATTTTGAAATTGATGAGATTGCATAGTTAACACTACGCGAAAAAGTCATTATAAAAAAAGAATTGAGTTTGACCTTTCGGCCAAACATTAGTATATACTACTTATCTGGTGATCAGCATTTCAGCTGTCTCTGGCTTGTACTTCCATTCAACTGGAAGGACCTTTGTAGACTGGTAGTATTTGACCAATCTTCTGATCTTGGCTTCAATGTTCTGAAGGGAACGTTTGTTGTGAACATCTTTGTGATTATTGTTCATGTGTTTCCTCAGTCCGATAGCCTTTACGATAAGGTTGTACAGGTCCTCAGGTACAGCGAATTTCTCGCCACCCTCTCTGAGTATCTGTGTAATTTTCTTGCCTGTAGCGAGTTTGACATCAGGTACGCCGTATTTGTCTCTGAGTACCATTCCAATTTCACTTGTGCTGATACCCTGTTTCCACATGTCATTTACTACGGTTGTCACTTCTTCAGTGGTCATTGTAGACCATGCAGGTGCTTCTGTACGAAGTGGTCTTGTAGGTCCGGAGTTTCCTTTCCTACGGGTGTGCATTTTTGCCATTAGCTTCCTCCTGATAATTGTAAATTAAATTTTGAATTAAATATGTACGGTTTAAGTTTTAGATACTAGATATTACCAGATCGTTGAACTTGGGAGTCGATCCGATAATGTGTTAATGTGATTGGCGAAGTGCTTCCTATGAATACCATCATCTAATATATA
This window contains:
- a CDS encoding 30S ribosomal protein S15, whose product is MAKMHTRRKGNSGPTRPLRTEAPAWSTMTTEEVTTVVNDMWKQGISTSEIGMVLRDKYGVPDVKLATGKKITQILREGGEKFAVPEDLYNLIVKAIGLRKHMNNNHKDVHNKRSLQNIEAKIRRLVKYYQSTKVLPVEWKYKPETAEMLITR